The Watersipora subatra chromosome 7, tzWatSuba1.1, whole genome shotgun sequence genomic interval atatgttgaattaataataaaaattcatggataaaagtgtgtgtgtatataaaaaggGTTACTGTtacagcagaagctatccatcagaACATTGAAtgcgacaatactggtacctctcgatactggtacaaatgtaaaaatgagattcCCAACTGTCTTTGCATGGTACTTTTTCTGACCGAATGGGGAGAGAATGTAGGGgttattcctactcgagataatatgATTGGAcacgtgaaaagtattagcctttactgcGATTTAACAATTggaccttacgaaaaaccgaaaatagatGTTCACGAAAACGCAAAAAGCATCGTGTGTTTCATAATGTTTTTAGAGCTCGTAGAGTTTCGATTAATATGTGATTTAACGTGTGTAATCGAGAAGTGGGTATACAACATATGATAAAAGTGATAGATTGAAAAGAACTGTATACTTCAGTGGTTAAATTCGTGGTTGTGaaacttgcagttgcaatcactgtgagttcaaattcactTAGAAGCAGCGAGCttttaatccaagattttaataattaaagCTGGATCAGGTAGACATCCGAACAGATGACCaatattgagaaatatatatataggtagatgACAAAGTAAATCCGTTGTTGATTCAGCAATTAAACctaaatatttaactatatatAATTAAGAACAAAAATACTACTTTACTGCACAGGAAACTTAACGCAACATGCCCTAGGCTGGAATATCTGTATAGGGTGGATGAAAGGCGTAAACTGAATAGTAGGCTGCACCAAAGTTAGCCAATCTTAAAGTTTGTGAACAACGCCTTTTGCTATGGTTTGGTGGCTTTAAACAAGGCTGTTTGGGTTGTTTAAAGTGTTAGTATCTGATCGAGTCTTATTTTGCGATGATCGTTGGTGGTTGTTTTCTGCATTCTATAAAAGAAAAAGTGAGTAATAATGAAACAGGTGTTTAAAAAAGGACCATTTATTGATAATTTCCAatggcacacctgacgatctatCACAGCACACCAGGCTTCCAGGGTTCTAGTGTGCATTTATATAATTAGAAGTTGCTTTTTCTCTGGATTTAATAAAAATCTAACTAAAATAGAAGTTGTCAACCCTTTCATCTAGgatctatgtctatgcatactGGGCACATGTTTGTCATCCCTCCATTTGGCATCGCTTCAATTTCTTTTGCCAGTTGGTAATCAGTTTTATACTTTTTTATCACTGAATTCAGTCTAACATTGTTGTAATATGAAATAGGTTTGTCCCTTTTTTAGGACAGCGTAGTTTGCTCATGTCAGTCTGCTCATTTGGCATTACCAGATGGTCCCGTCGCATTCTGCTGCTCAGCTCACACAAAAGAGCTCATCATATAACGACTTATCGTCCTTTTCTGAACAGTCAACTTCCACTGCTAGCCGATCCCAGCCAGTGTGCTAACCTTCCTCGGAGTATAAGTATTCACTCACCAGTCATGAAAACTGTCAATGAACAGGGCTGTAGTCAGCGTCTCATTGATTCACAAGCATTCAAAGATATATTCGTACCAGAGCTGAAAACTCTCAGAGAAATATGTGACAGGAATAATATGGAGATACGTATAGCTGGCGGAGCTGTGAGAGATATTTTGCTAGGTATTGTACCTCATGACATAGACTTTGCTACTACAACCCACCCTGAACGTATGGTCGAAATCTTCACAAAGGAGGGAGTTAGAATGATAGAGTATGGTGCTAGGGCTATAGGACATGGCACTGTTTCTGTACGCATCAATGATTCAGTAAGTTGTTCCATTCTTTGGCGGTTTTGCCGAATCGAAACGCTTTTTAGATGTAGGATGTTTTCATATAGGGTAAGATATTGGTACTCAGATTCTAGTTGCATGCAATTGTTGAAGAGCTACCTTGGTTGTTGCTGTTTCTGTGTTCGTCGATAGTCGAATTCAAGAAGCCTTGGCAGCAGTGGGTAAGCATATGCCTCTCAGTGCATCATCAAGAACCATAGCCTGTGTTCTTGTGAATGGTTAATATTAATGGGTTATGATAGCTGATAGCCAGCTTCATAATAGATGTGTTCAGTGAAGGCTAAAAAGTCTTTTTTAATTCATCTCGGTGTTATCTAACTACTCACTGGGTTAACGGTAGGTATTCTAAACTAGCAGGAGAAGAATagctccaaatctatgaatacaTGTAGTCTTCAACAATCATTCATTGTTTTCCTCCATTcagtgatatatattttttattcctaTCTCTTATGAAATCTAAAATTTTCCCAATGTGGTATCAGAAGAAGAATAACTCCCATTGGGTACTTTGTTTCTAAAAACAAGCTTTTACGTTGAGTGatagattatttttattattattccaTAGGGAATTCAAAATAATCCTTAGGTGGTTTGGGAAGAATTCTCGAATCAGCTCTATGCTTTGCTACATTTTTCTTCTTCATCTATCTGATAAGCTGATATAGCTGTTCACAGGTCAACTATGAGATCACTACCACGAGGAGTGATGTGCTTACAAATGGTAGGCATGCTACAGTAGAGTTTCATACCGATTGGAAGCGGGATGCTAACAGGAGAGACCTCACTATCAATTCAATGTTCTTAGGTGAGTTTACTCGCCTCTAGTGATGAGGTTTTGTTGTTTAGGTCATCTCATAAGCTATTCTTGCCACGTTAATTATGAAAAGCATTACTTTTTGGAAGAAATCGTTTCTCTTATTTGCTATGTAACTCCTTCCCTCTATTGATAGTTTTGTGCAAGACAATGAGATATCGGCACATGTGGTAGCAGCTGTTTACCTCTATTAAGGTTTAGATGGTACCCTCTATGACTACTTCAATGGTTATAACGACCTGATGGACAAGAGGGTTTTGTTTGTTGGAAATGCGAGAGATAGGATTACTGAAGATTATCTACGGATTATGAGATACTTCAGGTAACTACTGCAGCGTTATGCTGATTACTCCCTTTGAATGTTCATATGGCCTACACTGCCTGCCCCTTCAAGAGTAGCATGGCAGCTCCAATAGCTGTGCATGAGTAGATATAGTCCTGTGCAAGTTTTCTTATGCTAACCAAGTAGGTATTTTAGTTACTACTCTCCACTAATTAGTCGCAGTATTTTCTTTTTACGAATTTATAAATTGAAATTGACCTCCGTTATTTAGCAAGATTTATTAATTAGGCTGTTTGGGAGTTATTTGCTCTTCCTTCTTGGCATGCACTGTTATTTTTACATGTATCTAATTCCACTGCAGTTGCCATCAAATGCTCGCTCTGAGGGATTCTTTTTAGCCTGCCCAATGATTTAAGTGGAGTTATTTGCTTCTACacaaagtatttttataatgttatattagCTAACCTTCCCTCAGGAATTTCTAATGGataaatttggtaaaatttCAAGTTTTGCTCACACAATGTTTTGCAGTAGTTatgtttcttatataaaaaaatgtattgttttgagTTACAATTGGCCTAGCTCAATTAATCTGTTAAAGTTGTATTCATATTAGGAACTCTGCTTGGGCAGTATCCACGCTTCGTAGTCAGCTTCTGAGAAAATATTCTCTCAAAGCTGTAGATGTCAGTTCATTACATCATTTCCACTGTTTAACAGATTTTACGGAAGAATCAAAGCTAACCCTGAAGATCACGACGCTCAAACGCTTGAAGTGATTGGACAGACTGCTGAAGGCTTGAAGGGTAGGTTAGGTGTAAATGCGGAACAAATGAGCAGAGATGACAACTTCTACATGCAGGGTATTTGGCAACCCTTCACAGCTTTTAAATTTTACCCTCGTGTTCCTATGTCATCTCTAGGTTGTGTTTAGACGCATGAACGGTGCTGTAGAGTTTCCTCTAATCTTACTATATGACTAGGGTAAAGTTGTTTGGTTTGTACAGGCGTTGCTGGAGAGAGGATTTGGGTTGAGTTGAAGAAGATTTTATCTGGGCATTTTGCTGACCACCAGATGAGCCACATTGCAGAACTTGGAGTGGCTGCTGCCATAGGTAATGTTTATGAAGACATGATTTGAGAGCACAACTTATGACAGGCATAGGTTAGACCAGGGGTCtgcaaccttttccactcaaagagccatttgaATCCGTTTTCCGCAGGAAAGAATGTAGTGTGAGCCACAAACCccctttgatattttaaatttaaaaaaatactacatataatgtttttttagcttttactgcttttatacTATGTTTACACTATAAAACTGAAAGGTGTGACATGTATAATGATTTGactgctgagaaaacaataTTACTATTTTGcgaagaacaataaaatagctaataataacttgaacgtaacgtgaaaatattacattgtTTGTAACAttactttcaagaaaaattgcaacttcatgtttacCTCAGTCCTTCTTTTGACAAAACGACGAACTTAAATTCTATCTGCAGCAAATGTGCTACGTTTCTTGAGAGCTGTCATTTGTCGCGTACGGTGAGTAAGCTGtcaacataaataataaaagaCAATTtattcaaacaatgacaaaataTGAGTATATGCAAAATAGCCAATTAAAATATTAAGCTATTATACTTGGTTAATGTGATTTCTGCTTCTGGACCACAATTTCAGTCTTATTTTAAAGTCTGTGAGCAGATGCTGAGAAACCTTAATGAATTATTCTTTTATACATTCTCCGTTGTTGAACAGCTTTCCATGCCTGACTATTTCTTGAGCGGCCACAAAACTAGCATATGTAGTTGGATTTGCCACTTTACCCACTTCTTGAAATGGTTTTGGCTCAAATTAGCCTTACGCATCAGTTCTGCAACGGCCTTGTTTCTCTCATCTTCCTCTGGATATTGTTGAGCAAAGGCTGCGTGTTTAGTCTAAAAGTTTCTTGCGACATTTGACTTTTTGTTTGCAAGAattacatattaagcaaactgGTGAACTAGTCTCATCAGCGGTGAAAGCAAACGAATCAGCCCACATAGGattaaatgttctattttcCTCTGTCTCTTTTCTTAGCATTCGCCATAGTTTGCCTAGCTGGGGTAAAAAAGATCAAGAAGTGTCGTGTCAGCTGGTGTAATTTTGGCggttttattggcgcataaatAATGATGCATAGCAAGTGACAATGTATGATTTATCACCATTATTtcgattttttaaattatattacaaaatctagtgataaaacttctatatttttatgaattacttggcatatggtgaaataagaaaaaaggaaaaaaatgcaAAGTCAGAGGGAGTCGTAGCGATGggatgaaagagccgcatgcTGCTCCGGAGTCGCGGGTTGCTGCTCCTGGGTTAGACCAATGCGCTGGTAGAAGCTTGTTGAGGCCTCTATAGCGATGTATATGGAGATAGATTTGAAATCTTATTCCAACAATCATGAgcaatacaaattaaaatatatgccaacaGAGCCGCGAAAAGCTAAAATGtgatcgcaatagccgatgtgaatacgagagggAGATACAGGCTGTCTCGTGACTAGGCGCATCATTTTGGGCGAGTCTGGGTACGTCTTCCTTTTAGCATTccaactgtgatcaagtttaatcagttttaatttttaaacatttcgGCAGTCAAATCGCTTGAAACAACAAAATGTCAAATGATAGATAAATATCTctactttctggtaaaatctacCTTTTTtgcgcaatcacatctttaatgtGATCGTTTTCATTAGGGTTTGTTGTACGTATGAGACGTTTGCCTCATGCACTTTTTACTGGTTACTAGACCTACTTACAACAAGCTGTAGGTCAATAAATAGTGCTATTGTGGACTTATTGTTTAGATTCGcttttaaaatagaaaatattgccATCTtcaaacaaaatacaaaataaaagaaaattgtgTTCCTGTTTGAATATAAACTATAGTAATATAGTTTTATTTAGGATTTTTTACCTGAGCTGAATTATTTGCAGATAACGTTGCAGTTTTTCGTTTTTAGTTTGTGAATTATATGAGATCGCTATACACCTGCTGTAAATACGTTTGTATTTTCTGAGTTTTGTTAATCACGTTTTATGCAAAAATAAGATTTCACATTAAATGCAAATACTATCTTTGCAGCAGTTAAAATGCATGTATTATCGGTGATTACGAGGTCTGATTCAAAGattcccggaatggagttgtatactcttgcatatttgcacgatggaaaaacccattgcagcaTTTGCTGGGAAACAGCTCCGGAGTTTTGTCACAAAATCTTAGGTTGCTATGATAacgcgttctcatgtgagccgACGATATGGCAAAGTCTGTCAGGTGCTTCCggtgatttttaaaaaagatttatcGTCATGTCTAATAAACCGGAAAAgtgtatttgcattaaatttcgtgtgaaattagggaaaacaaggATATAATGACCTtcgaaataaagttttgatcatttctgaaagcttccttaaaatcgttgcaagcgtgcatcctAAGCTCCTTTTGGTCATCAGTTAGCAAGCGTGGcacgaactttgctgcgactcgtctcatgtttaaattgtcagttaaaactttgaaaagttCCAAAACCAAGTCCAGTCTTTTCTAATAACTCTCTAATGGTTAAACGTCGATCTGCCATGACTAGTGACCTGACACTGTCGATTGACGAGCAAGTTCTTGCCgacgctggtctgccagacctcgcattatcttcagtgctgtctctacGTTCACGAAAACTTTTGTACCACTCAAAAATGCGTGTTTTTAGAGCAGCATCTCCAAAAGCAATATTTAACATTCTAACTATCTGAGTACTTGTTTttcctaatttcacacaaaatttaatgcaaatacgctgttccaattgattagacatgatgttaaatttgttaaaaaatcgCCGAAAGCacctgacagaccttgacatatcgtcggCTCACATGAGAATgcgttgtcatagcaacctgaaattttgtgacaacactccgaAGGTGTTTCCCAGCAAACGCTGCAATGGGCTTTTCCATCGTGCAAATATGCAAGTGTATACAACTCTATTCCGGGAACTtctggatcagacctcgtacaTTCTCCCTGCACCTTCAGTAAACCCTGACATACCTATAAACTTGTTAACCCCTCAAAGTCTTCCGTCTTCTTTCCACTGCTAAGAGAATAGCAGAACTTTATTTTCCGCTTGTTCCACTTATCTTCTACATACAAGTACCTTATATAAATGAAGACAATGACCTTTTCTTTTTAATCAATGCAATCATTCTTTCACATGCGTTTACATTGCTCAGGTAACACTTTGCCAATGACAACTTTTTCGTCTGATACGTATCTGCAGTAGGTAACCAGTTCAGTCTCCTCAGAGCGAGTTGCCCTGTTAAACTGGTAAAACCTCTAAACTGGAACTCAATGAGTGAGCTTAACTGGTTAGTGTTCCAGTTAGGCTCACTTGTTGACTTCCATTTCCTTATTCACTGTTTCGATTGTACCTTAGATTCTAAAAGTGGCTGAGAAGGGTTACTGTAGGTCATGTGAGTGCACCTGGTACAAGCTGTCACTAGCCCGGTATCAACTAGATCTTACCTGCATTTACACCATAGTCTGTGCctggttttttatttttcattttgtagaCAAAATATATCGAAtgtataagatatatactaTAGAAGCACGAGTTACATTATacatgaaatatatgaaaatgccAGGTTTCTCTAAAAAAAAAGTCAGCGGTAACGCTATTCACACTGTAAGCATATACTTAAAAAGATTAATTTAGAAAAATCATTATCATTTTTTAGCTGAGCATTGAATTATTATTTGGTTTGAGGGTTTTATCTTTTAGCCGGTTGTGTTCAAGCTGTTGTGTTCTGAAGATTCTAATCATCTGAGTGGCTTTGTGAAAGAATTTAATTGACCGAAGTAAAGGTCATTTTtctaaatttaaatttgtataTTGCCTTTACTAGCCCATGTTCAATGCAGACCGTTGTTACATAGCTCATGTACAATTCAGACCGTATTTACATAGCCTATGATAAAGCTATCTAGATTGGTAAGAACCAACGGGCTCTGCCCTCGTGTTGAAACCCTGCTAGCAGATTTTTCACATGAGAATAAAATAGTGGTTTTTTAGTTTTCTAGGCAATTTTTGTTCATAGTTGGAAACTCAAATTTTCTGTATTGAAAATAAATAGTAAGATGTTATTATGGTAGAACATCAGCTACCATTTACAATAAGCTTTGATTTTAAAACAATTCGGTAGAAATGAACAGCAGCTCGTGCAAATTAATGGCTTCGCCCGAAATCTGCTagctatcagttgatatgaccCGAGTAGTTTTGTATAGGTGGTAACATTTCAGGTTAGCTCTATTCAATAGAGCTAACCTCATGGAGGTATGTAGGTAACCAGCTACTCCCCCCCAGCTATTTAAACTAGGCTCCCTAAGCCAACCAGCATGACAAAACATCGATAACAACTTTCAATTTTAGGCATTCGCTGTGTACGTCTTGTGTCAGTATTTTTAACTATGAAATAATTCACAACGACTTAATCAAATCGCTGACAAGGCTATGCGCATGTAATTAAGTGGAATTTGGTGCATTGGATGCCCAAATTATTTGACTAGTAAAATGTGTTCAACTACAACAAGGTCATGGAGAAAAATACCTATAActatatatcaatacttttctcatataggtttacctatggagtGCAACCTGGATGAATTAACTAAAGTCTATGCAAGATCATCTAAGTTTGACATCACAGAGGCAGCACTTCTGGCTGCTGTttttcatgacaaacaacagGTACGTATCGCTGCTTCTTTCGGCTCAATGTAGTTTAGACAATAGGCGAATTCTCGAAGGTGCAGCCACACGTAACGATTTTATCattggttctgaccgaaatcacgaaatgaacgaaaaacacagaattattcggcctAAATTCACAAAATTgccagagctgtgcatgcacaccaaaatcatcgacaaaacgcttttaattggctaaacaaattattagcaagcacgattctagcccagggctgatactccccctcaaaaggcccattaggttcggcccaaaatcacgttttagggggggttttcagaccatggagcactgtcagtgaatttgctactttaggggggtTTCCACAACtaagccagtaaaagggcccatgctcattaaggttttattcagccaaagtaataccaataaattgcaccaaaattccacagtcttcattttaatgcagattgcaTTAAAATTTGCATGCTTGCTGACGGAAaaggaagggaaaagagacagtcgacactgcatcatcttagcaaccctttagcaatatactcagaatgaatggtatgatatttcttttattggtattattatgttttcttttgtaaatgaaatgatgatctgatggttCGTGTTTGGaataagttttattaacccttttgcaggcatagcaacatttttgtcgttttgcgatactgacgctagtgaacagagcgactattatgtcaccacacgaacggtttttataaattgatttatggttatctaattgtcttttttttgtttaatttttttacaaatagtaaactacaatatattggtctatgttagcaacaaaaaataagccgttttcagaagaaaaacgatcgtttttgcaatactaaaccaacaaaaaatccgaaataaaaacgtaattaaataaaattgggaattttgtttgtagcttgtttctgctttaTTAATACATGAATCATATTAGATGTTTAGCGCAGCCTGGAACCTGGGGGccctctagggaactcccagtgtttagggggtgtatttcaaattgaccaaccaggtgattgggggtacattATCCAAATTccaattgaccaaccaggtgattgggggtacaatatccaagtctgggcctatccaggtgggtgtttctttcagagtatcagccctggggattctagcagcttttgcaatttgtATAGTCCGAAACTCATaacgcgacacgcaagaaaaatactaacgcgATTTgccctagtaaatacgatgcaattgGTTTGATTGcactaaagatggcaactctttttaccacggaacttttgctgctaaaaataagttgttattaaaaaagaaacgatttgtagTCATAGTGTCCAAACGataaaaaaccaacaatagcaCAATTTAGgtagttgcatcgtatgtactatgttgaattgtgctggtacttttattgtgtgtcgtaatgcgtgtcttggactataacaatcgcaaaagctgctaaaatcacGATcgctaataattttttcaaccaATTCAAAGCGTTTCGTCGTTGATTTCGTTGGGCATGTACAGCTCTGAGAATTCTGTGAGTttcggccgaataattctgtgtttccTGTTCATTTCGTAATTTTGGTCAAAACCAACAATAAAATCATtatgtgtggccgtaccttaatACTAGCAATGAATAGAAGCTCGTGCACGTTGATACGGCCATCAGAGTGCAAGCAATCTCAGTAATAGCTCTTTGAACCCTTGACATGCTCCCCCAGTTTTCGATCATGGCGATATACATTTCTCTACAATACCTTTAGAGCAGGGAGTTGGTTGCGGGAGAAACACAAATCGGTTATCGAGAGCCCAAGaaaagatttttctattgaCAAGGAGTCATTAACAGCCATAGGACGATCGTAGGAAATCTAGTTGCTTTATCTAGTTCATCATGCTGACTCTCACACAGTCACCATAGCTGGCagcaataactctgtgaaaaATATCCAGACTTTTTGTTGACCGATTTCTAAGACTCTTCTGGCAAATGGCTGTTACCGATTTCAATTGATGGTTGAATATAATTAGCTTTTTGCTTCATGGTAAAACTACGCTAGCAAAATAGTTTATAGTGACTTCCTttcaatctttgctataataatagccatgtTCGTCTGCTAGGATGAAATGCTGGAGTTTTGTTAGAGTGTTGGAAAAACTGTTTCACGCAAGAATTGCACTCGGGCATCTGAGTTTCACAGTCAAGCGCACCATCAACTGCCCCACTCGGCCACCTCACATCCTTGTGAAATAATTGCTCTCAAGGTGATGATCATCATTACACATGTTAATCATCTCTCATGGGGCACAGGACTGTCATCGTGTTATACATACTGCAGTGTATATGTCAGTGTTTTGTACCCACTTAACTGACAAGCTCAAGACTTCATAGATTGTTGAGAGGTTAAAACTAAAGGATGTCTGGTCGTAATTTATGATGACTGAACTTGTCTAGCTCACTGACATGAGTTTTTATCTCTCTCATCGTCTCAGCTATgaatttttttctcttttgatGAAGGCTTGTAGCTCGCTACTCTTCCTTATtacttttttttaatgtttaaaccCAAAAAATAGATCATCGTTTGCTGAGTCTAATAAGTCATTTCCTGTCAAGAACCTTTTGTTTTTCAAGAGTCATCAAAAATGTTTCTCTAACTCACTGCAGGTCGAAGACTTCAAAGCTCGTTTAAAAGTCTCCAATCAGGAATACGCAACAGCTTTATTTATCGTCGAGCAGCGGTCAAGCTACGAGTGTGGACAAGTGAAACGCTACCAGGATATGATTGTTGACTCAACCGAGAAGAAGATGTGTTCCCACAGGTGTGTCCAGCTCGCAGCCTACATGGCTGATAGAGAAACTTATGACTCATTAAAAGCCTGGCAGATTCCGCGCTTTCCGTTCAGCGCTAAAGTTTTTTTAGATTCGGGAATTCCCAAAGGCAAGTTGATTTCTAAAGGCGTCGAGAAGGTCAAACAGAAATGGAAAGACTCGGATTTCACGTCAACCGAAAAGGAACTCGTCGAATATGCTCAAGAACTTGCCCAATCAGGACAAATATCTTAGCAGAAATGTCAAGGTCAATATTGCGTTTGTAAAACAAACTGTTTACTGCTATATATTACTGTATGATCTCATTATCTGCTATtctataataaattaaaacaagacAATTTGTCTCTTTCGCTGGTGTATGATCATTAAGTAAAATGAAGCTCGATTTCCACGTATGACCTTAAGAATTTTCTATACTTATTATTTGTTAAAGTATTCCAtattgcatttttaaatttcacGAATATTAAGACGGTTTTGTTCATAgtgtatttttttacattttgcaAGTGTCATTTAAGAGGTATATAACTGCAGAGCTGACACCTATTTATTTGTAAGCTCTCTCTTCTTGGATTTAACAAGATTATTAACAGACTTGATATATTGCAGTAAGATAATACACAAATCGGTTAACATAATGTTAACAACTAaagtttttgctaaaaaatCATTTAGCAGCTCACGGCACTCTATGTGTTATATAGTGTGCATGAAAACAAACATCGCAAGACAAATGTAGAGTTTAACCAAAGCTATTAGAGGTATGTAAAACATTTCATTACCTGCTGCCAACAGAGGATAGAGGAGAGCCAGCTTACTAGCGACTGTCAAGAGAATGTCTCACAGTATGTACATT includes:
- the LOC137399511 gene encoding CCA tRNA nucleotidyltransferase 1, mitochondrial-like isoform X1, which codes for MKTVNEQGCSQRLIDSQAFKDIFVPELKTLREICDRNNMEIRIAGGAVRDILLGIVPHDIDFATTTHPERMVEIFTKEGVRMIEYGARAIGHGTVSVRINDSVNYEITTTRSDVLTNGRHATVEFHTDWKRDANRRDLTINSMFLGLDGTLYDYFNGYNDLMDKRVLFVGNARDRITEDYLRIMRYFRFYGRIKANPEDHDAQTLEVIGQTAEGLKGVAGERIWVELKKILSGHFADHQMSHIAELGVAAAIGLPMECNLDELTKVYARSSKFDITEAALLAAVFHDKQQVEDFKARLKVSNQEYATALFIVEQRSSYECGQVKRYQDMIVDSTEKKMCSHRCVQLAAYMADRETYDSLKAWQIPRFPFSAKVFLDSGIPKGKLISKGVEKVKQKWKDSDFTSTEKELVEYAQELAQSGQIS
- the LOC137399511 gene encoding CCA tRNA nucleotidyltransferase 1, mitochondrial-like isoform X2 — translated: MKTVNEQGCSQRLIDSQAFKDIFVPELKTLREICDRNNMEIRIAGGAVRDILLGIVPHDIDFATTTHPERMVEIFTKEGVRMIEYGARAIGHGTVSVRINDSVNYEITTTRSDVLTNGRHATVEFHTDWKRDANRRDLTINSMFLGLDGTLYDYFNGYNDLMDKRVLFVGNARDRITEDYLRIMRYFRFYGRIKANPEDHDAQTLEVIGQTAEGLKGVAGERIWVELKKILSGHFADHQMSHIAELGVAAAIGLPMECNLDELTKVYARSSKFDITEAALLAAVFHDKQQVEDFKARLKVSNQEYATALFIVEQRSSYECGQVKRYQDMIVDSTEKKMCSHRFGNSQRQVDF